Proteins encoded together in one Oceanobacillus iheyensis HTE831 window:
- a CDS encoding DUF896 domain-containing protein: MLSKDKLDRINVLSKKSKEEGLTTEEKAEQKKLREEYLKNVRSSFKNQLSTVTVLDPEGKDVTPQKLRDYQDRNKKH, from the coding sequence ATGTTATCTAAGGATAAGTTAGATAGAATTAATGTTTTGTCTAAAAAGTCCAAAGAAGAAGGATTAACAACTGAAGAAAAAGCAGAGCAGAAAAAACTTCGTGAAGAATATTTAAAGAATGTACGAAGCTCTTTCAAAAACCAGTTAAGTACAGTGACCGTTTTAGATCCAGAAGGTAAAGACGTTACTCCCCAAAAGCTTCGTGATTACCAAGATCGAAACAAAAAACATTAA
- the tkt gene encoding transketolase translates to MSGKVEQLSINTIRTLSIDAIENANSGHPGLPMGAAPMAYTLWTDFMNHHPKNSKWFNRDRFVLSAGHGSMLLYSLLHLSGYDVSIEDLKGFRQWDSKTPGHPEVHHTDGVEATTGPLGQGIAMSVGMAMAEAHLGATFNKDKYSVVDHYTYALVSDGDLMEGISHESASLAGHLGLGKLIALYDSNDISLDGDLDRSFSEETEKRFEAYGWQVLRVEDGNDVNAIREAIKEAQRNTKQPTLIEVKTIIGYGSPNKSASAASHGAPLGEDEIILTKEYYEWEHEPFHVPDEVYADFQEKIVNDGEKKEAAWNQLVEEYKKSYPELGEQFDLAIKGQLPEGWEKELPIYEPGSSIATRASSGEVLNAVAKAVPNFFGGSADLAGSNKTTIKEEGDFTKEDYSGRNVWFGVREHAMGAALNGMALHGGLQVFAGTFFVFSDYLRPAVRLAAIMNMPVNFVFTHDSIAVGEDGPTHEPIEQLASLRAVPNLSLIRPADANEVQAAWRLALESEHQPTALVLTRQNLPTLEGTKENAYEGVKKGAYVISKSEKETPDALLLATGSEVQLAVRAQETLKEKGIDVQVVSMPSWDRFEAQEDAYKNEVLPKEVKARVGIEMAASFGWERYVGLDGKVIGINRFGASAKGDKVIEEYGFTVENVVKHVEDLLK, encoded by the coding sequence ATGTCAGGCAAGGTAGAACAATTATCAATAAATACAATTCGTACTTTATCTATTGACGCAATTGAAAATGCGAACTCAGGACACCCTGGTTTACCAATGGGTGCAGCGCCAATGGCGTACACATTATGGACAGACTTTATGAATCATCATCCAAAAAACTCTAAATGGTTTAACCGTGATCGCTTTGTATTATCAGCGGGACACGGATCAATGTTACTATATAGTTTATTGCACCTTTCTGGATACGATGTATCTATTGAAGACCTTAAAGGATTTCGTCAGTGGGATTCCAAAACTCCTGGACATCCGGAAGTACATCATACCGATGGTGTAGAAGCAACTACTGGACCTTTAGGACAAGGTATTGCGATGTCAGTGGGTATGGCTATGGCAGAAGCTCATTTAGGCGCAACGTTTAATAAAGATAAATATTCTGTAGTGGATCACTATACGTATGCCTTAGTAAGTGACGGTGATTTAATGGAAGGGATTTCTCATGAATCCGCTTCTTTAGCAGGTCACTTAGGTCTAGGTAAACTTATTGCTCTATATGATTCTAATGATATTTCATTAGATGGAGATCTAGATCGTTCTTTCTCAGAGGAAACGGAAAAACGTTTTGAAGCTTATGGTTGGCAAGTATTGCGAGTGGAAGATGGAAACGATGTAAATGCTATTCGTGAAGCAATTAAAGAAGCTCAACGTAATACGAAGCAACCAACACTTATTGAAGTGAAGACAATTATAGGTTATGGTTCTCCAAATAAATCAGCTTCTGCTGCTTCGCATGGTGCGCCACTAGGTGAAGATGAAATAATATTAACAAAAGAATATTATGAGTGGGAACATGAACCATTCCATGTACCAGATGAAGTATATGCTGATTTCCAAGAAAAAATCGTTAACGATGGTGAAAAGAAAGAAGCTGCTTGGAATCAACTGGTTGAAGAATATAAAAAATCTTATCCAGAATTAGGAGAGCAATTCGATTTAGCAATCAAAGGTCAACTTCCAGAAGGTTGGGAAAAAGAACTTCCAATATATGAGCCTGGAAGCAGCATTGCAACTCGTGCATCTTCAGGTGAAGTGTTAAATGCAGTAGCTAAAGCAGTTCCTAACTTCTTTGGTGGAAGTGCAGATCTAGCTGGATCTAACAAAACAACCATAAAAGAAGAAGGCGACTTTACAAAAGAAGATTATTCTGGACGTAATGTATGGTTTGGCGTACGTGAACACGCTATGGGAGCGGCATTAAATGGAATGGCCTTGCATGGAGGTTTACAAGTATTTGCTGGAACGTTCTTCGTGTTTAGTGATTACCTTCGCCCTGCTGTTCGTTTAGCAGCAATTATGAATATGCCAGTAAACTTTGTGTTTACTCATGATTCTATTGCGGTTGGTGAAGATGGTCCGACTCATGAACCAATTGAACAATTAGCATCTTTAAGAGCAGTTCCAAACTTATCACTTATTCGTCCTGCGGATGCGAATGAAGTACAAGCTGCATGGAGACTAGCTCTTGAATCTGAACATCAGCCAACAGCGCTTGTTCTTACTCGTCAAAACTTACCAACACTAGAAGGTACGAAGGAAAATGCGTACGAAGGTGTGAAAAAAGGTGCCTATGTAATTAGTAAATCTGAGAAAGAAACTCCAGATGCACTATTACTAGCTACTGGTTCAGAAGTTCAATTAGCAGTGCGTGCACAAGAAACATTAAAAGAAAAAGGTATCGATGTTCAAGTCGTTAGCATGCCTTCATGGGATCGTTTTGAAGCTCAAGAGGATGCATACAAGAATGAAGTACTACCAAAAGAAGTGAAAGCTAGAGTAGGAATCGAAATGGCTGCTTCATTTGGATGGGAACGTTATGTAGGTCTTGATGGCAAAGTAATCGGTATTAATCGCTTTGGTGCATCTGCAAAAGGTGATAAAGTTATTGAAGAGTATGGATTCACAGTAGAAAATGTTGTAAAACATGTGGAAGACTTATTAAAATAA
- the sirA gene encoding sporulation inhibitor of replication protein SirA gives MNAYSIYWIKEPVAKSYFHKSDLLHRFFNEYENDPERNYLIKQFTFITQKFHLYKFAMHLKQFSSPNIYVKRIGNRIQIKRDQEVLFLYVENGGLSLRCSNLEAAVSILFPVLEDIHPYFFVQGQDNKHFGWISPMSYEDKNELQQVLYSYF, from the coding sequence ATGAATGCATACTCTATTTATTGGATCAAAGAACCAGTCGCTAAAAGCTATTTTCATAAAAGTGATTTATTGCATCGTTTTTTTAATGAATATGAGAACGACCCCGAAAGAAATTATTTGATTAAACAGTTTACATTTATAACTCAGAAGTTTCATTTGTATAAATTTGCTATGCATCTAAAACAATTTTCATCACCGAATATTTATGTGAAGCGAATAGGCAACCGAATTCAAATAAAACGAGATCAAGAAGTACTGTTTCTATATGTAGAAAATGGAGGGTTATCGCTACGATGTTCCAATCTCGAAGCGGCCGTATCGATTTTATTCCCTGTATTAGAAGACATTCATCCTTACTTTTTCGTACAAGGGCAAGATAACAAGCATTTTGGTTGGATTTCTCCAATGTCTTACGAGGATAAAAATGAATTACAACAAGTATTATATTCTTATTTTTAA
- a CDS encoding DinB family protein produces the protein MKNEHEVLFNQLKTYRNEILLAVEEVSSIEAEIIPEYFNNNIRWNLGHIFLDQLLWLEALTKESSSTTKAFMEWFGYGTSPDNFTSKTPSFEELKDLLRQQPTEIENCYGHLLKKEFPPIEMGMYTIEQVLIRTIFHEGMHLQAIMDIKKHIRSN, from the coding sequence GTGAAAAACGAGCATGAAGTATTGTTTAATCAATTAAAGACGTATCGCAATGAAATTCTATTAGCGGTAGAAGAGGTATCATCGATTGAAGCGGAAATCATACCGGAATATTTTAATAACAATATTCGTTGGAATTTAGGCCATATCTTTTTAGATCAACTTTTATGGTTAGAAGCATTAACGAAAGAATCTTCAAGTACTACTAAAGCGTTTATGGAATGGTTTGGATATGGAACTTCACCAGATAATTTCACCTCGAAAACACCGAGTTTTGAAGAATTAAAAGATTTGCTAAGGCAACAACCTACAGAAATTGAAAATTGTTATGGACACTTACTCAAAAAAGAATTTCCTCCGATTGAAATGGGGATGTATACAATTGAACAAGTATTAATTCGAACGATTTTTCACGAAGGAATGCATCTACAAGCAATAATGGATATTAAGAAACATATCCGTAGTAATTAA
- a CDS encoding methyl-accepting chemotaxis protein, whose amino-acid sequence MVGIISYYQAKNITLDTIEERLVSETELMGYISENLHFTYISDPEYFMQQLNSNIRTQKERLESDGIDSEYVYIRNGDVTAFPVSEGEIPSIPTSLIAEIEENGDGQVTRSIDGEEYTISFQTMDEVSGTYVVFVRNASFMSPITNMGNIIVLIIIASVLVSVILLIKFIKSLTTPLTDLQATMKEVKKGNFFISSPKTTIPEIMSLHNSYNIMMNYIQQVLQEMKNSTTSLQATGNQLKSSSTLTLQSSEELTNSISIVNDGAKQTANSSENNLRTTVEMKGKIEELINNMNNILHTSKKMNSTANRGEKSIKKLISTFEDYERDVDELTKSVEGVFRQSLYISELVQLIQKVSEQTKLLSLNASIEAARAGDKGKGFAVVANEIGKLAEQSSEAANKITNSIVHMEELTANASDECKQMLVNSKNNLDIATGSKSELNYLMSEIADTITTIVDIQQELHSLESYLPVQKESSEQLVALSQQTLASTEEMLTSNKLQNEQTNSTLNTGMNLIQLSTSLTKIINQFKFESDNNK is encoded by the coding sequence ATGGTTGGGATTATCTCTTATTATCAAGCAAAAAATATTACCTTAGATACTATAGAAGAGCGATTAGTAAGTGAAACAGAACTCATGGGGTATATCTCTGAAAATTTACACTTTACATACATAAGTGACCCCGAATACTTTATGCAACAATTGAATTCCAATATACGAACACAGAAAGAAAGGCTAGAGTCAGATGGAATTGATTCAGAATATGTGTATATTCGTAATGGAGATGTTACTGCTTTTCCAGTTAGTGAAGGTGAAATACCGTCCATACCTACTTCACTTATAGCTGAAATAGAGGAGAACGGAGATGGGCAAGTTACTAGAAGTATTGATGGAGAAGAATATACAATTTCTTTTCAAACAATGGATGAAGTGAGCGGAACTTATGTTGTATTTGTACGTAATGCTTCTTTTATGTCTCCAATTACAAACATGGGAAATATCATAGTGTTAATAATTATTGCTAGTGTTCTTGTTTCTGTGATTCTATTAATAAAGTTTATCAAATCATTAACGACTCCTTTAACTGATTTACAGGCAACGATGAAGGAAGTGAAGAAAGGGAATTTCTTCATTTCTTCTCCTAAGACAACGATTCCTGAAATTATGTCCTTACATAATAGTTATAATATTATGATGAATTACATTCAACAGGTGCTTCAAGAAATGAAAAATAGTACAACCTCATTGCAAGCTACCGGAAATCAATTGAAAAGTTCATCTACACTTACATTACAATCGAGTGAAGAACTAACCAACTCCATATCTATTGTTAACGATGGAGCAAAACAAACAGCTAATAGTTCAGAAAACAATTTGAGAACTACCGTGGAAATGAAAGGTAAAATCGAAGAACTAATAAATAATATGAACAATATACTTCATACATCTAAAAAAATGAATAGCACTGCAAATAGAGGAGAAAAAAGCATTAAGAAGTTAATCTCTACCTTTGAAGACTATGAAAGAGATGTTGATGAATTAACAAAGAGTGTAGAAGGGGTATTCCGTCAATCATTGTATATTTCAGAACTAGTACAACTTATACAAAAAGTGTCGGAACAAACAAAATTACTTTCATTAAATGCTTCTATTGAAGCCGCTCGAGCTGGAGATAAAGGTAAAGGATTTGCAGTAGTAGCCAACGAGATTGGGAAATTAGCTGAACAATCATCAGAAGCTGCCAATAAGATCACTAATTCAATAGTTCATATGGAAGAATTAACGGCAAATGCATCTGATGAATGTAAACAAATGCTGGTAAATTCAAAAAATAACTTAGATATTGCTACTGGATCAAAAAGTGAATTGAATTATTTGATGTCGGAAATCGCTGATACGATAACTACTATTGTAGATATTCAGCAAGAACTTCATTCTTTAGAATCTTACTTACCCGTACAAAAAGAATCCTCAGAACAACTTGTGGCACTATCACAGCAAACATTAGCAAGCACAGAAGAAATGCTTACTAGTAATAAATTACAGAATGAACAAACAAATAGTACACTTAATACAGGAATGAATCTCATACAATTGTCTACATCGTTAACCAAAATAATAAATCAATTTAAATTTGAAAGTGACAATAATAAGTAA
- a CDS encoding YneF family protein codes for MSTIWVVLIAIAALVAGVALGFFIARKYMMSYLKKNPPINEQMLRTLMMQMGQKPSQKKINQMMRAMNNQSGKE; via the coding sequence ATGAGTACTATATGGGTAGTATTAATTGCAATCGCAGCATTGGTTGCAGGTGTTGCTCTAGGATTTTTTATTGCTAGAAAATATATGATGAGCTATCTTAAAAAGAATCCACCAATTAATGAGCAAATGCTTCGTACTTTAATGATGCAAATGGGTCAAAAGCCATCACAGAAGAAAATCAATCAAATGATGCGTGCCATGAATAACCAATCTGGTAAAGAATAA
- a CDS encoding cytochrome c biogenesis CcdA family protein has product MSEINIFLAFSAGFLSFISPCVLPLYPIFLSYITGMSMNEITDDNKRMDKKAILHTLCFLIGFSSIFIMIGFTTTFISEFLMTYQATIRQVGAILIIFFGLVIVGVLNFEFLMKDRKIHFKNRPAGYIGSLLIGMAFSLGWTPCTGPILAIVLSLAATQPDIGMIMMISYILGFSIPFFVLAFFIGKLTWFKKHSQLLVKIGGWVMILMGIALFFDWMTKLTSYLASLFGFSGF; this is encoded by the coding sequence ATGTCAGAAATTAATATTTTTCTTGCCTTTAGTGCAGGATTTCTATCGTTTATATCGCCTTGTGTGTTACCGCTTTATCCAATTTTTCTTTCATATATCACTGGTATGAGTATGAATGAAATTACAGATGACAATAAACGAATGGATAAAAAAGCAATACTACATACACTTTGTTTTCTAATCGGATTTTCTAGTATTTTCATTATGATTGGTTTTACCACAACGTTTATTTCTGAGTTTTTAATGACCTATCAGGCAACAATCAGACAAGTTGGGGCTATATTAATAATATTTTTTGGCCTTGTCATTGTCGGAGTATTGAATTTTGAATTTCTGATGAAAGATCGAAAAATTCATTTTAAAAATCGTCCCGCAGGATATATTGGATCTCTATTAATAGGGATGGCTTTTTCATTGGGATGGACTCCATGTACTGGACCAATATTAGCAATTGTCTTGTCACTAGCAGCTACACAACCGGATATTGGTATGATTATGATGATAAGTTACATATTAGGTTTTTCTATTCCATTCTTCGTACTCGCATTTTTCATTGGAAAATTAACCTGGTTTAAAAAACATAGTCAGTTGTTAGTAAAAATAGGTGGCTGGGTGATGATTTTGATGGGAATCGCATTATTTTTTGATTGGATGACGAAGCTAACTTCTTATCTAGCATCCTTATTTGGTTTTTCGGGTTTCTAA
- a CDS encoding CcdC family protein: MYWAIASTVVFAFMAITMIFVRMRASKKPATAKKIILPPIFMSTGALMFVLPIFHISWLQVLEALAVGMIFSIFLIKTSRLEIIGEDIYVKPSKVFPFILIGLLVIRLTSKIIIGSTISVGETTGMFFLLALGMIGTWRLAMLYQYLQLNKKQCA, translated from the coding sequence ATGTATTGGGCAATAGCAAGTACTGTCGTATTTGCTTTCATGGCAATTACGATGATTTTCGTAAGAATGCGTGCGTCAAAAAAACCTGCAACAGCAAAAAAAATCATCTTACCTCCGATTTTTATGAGTACTGGGGCCTTAATGTTTGTACTACCCATCTTTCATATTTCTTGGTTGCAGGTGTTAGAAGCACTCGCAGTAGGTATGATATTTTCGATATTTTTAATTAAAACATCACGACTTGAAATAATTGGTGAAGATATTTATGTGAAACCGTCTAAAGTCTTTCCTTTTATTTTAATAGGTTTATTAGTGATAAGACTAACGAGTAAAATTATTATAGGTAGTACGATTTCTGTAGGAGAAACTACAGGGATGTTCTTCTTGTTAGCACTTGGAATGATAGGAACCTGGAGACTTGCAATGCTATATCAATATTTGCAGCTTAATAAAAAACAATGTGCTTAA
- a CDS encoding DUF2621 domain-containing protein yields the protein MSIILVLWGFLLISLMAIGGYFMFRKFLKRLPKEDGRSIMDWEEHYLEETRHKWNDEEKSFLEELVSPVPELFRDVARQRIASKIGELSINKQENIIQRSTVIEGYIIATPKRDHKFLRKKLKQKNIDTTPYEPLFQQSKDNYEVDWEQKYQK from the coding sequence ATGTCTATTATTTTAGTTTTATGGGGATTTTTGCTAATTAGCCTAATGGCTATAGGTGGTTACTTTATGTTCCGCAAGTTTTTAAAACGCCTTCCTAAAGAAGACGGAAGGTCTATTATGGACTGGGAAGAACATTATTTAGAAGAGACAAGACATAAATGGAATGATGAAGAAAAAAGTTTTTTGGAAGAACTTGTTTCTCCAGTACCTGAGCTTTTTAGAGATGTAGCTAGACAAAGAATTGCCAGTAAAATAGGGGAACTTTCAATCAATAAACAAGAAAATATTATTCAACGTTCTACTGTAATCGAAGGATATATTATTGCAACACCAAAACGTGATCATAAATTTTTAAGAAAAAAATTAAAACAAAAAAACATTGACACTACTCCATATGAACCACTTTTCCAACAATCAAAAGATAATTATGAAGTCGATTGGGAACAAAAATACCAAAAATAA